A region of Silurus meridionalis isolate SWU-2019-XX chromosome 17, ASM1480568v1, whole genome shotgun sequence DNA encodes the following proteins:
- the endog gene encoding endonuclease G, mitochondrial, translating into MQRLFCSRWIISGVSLAVGTGIGVALSGASDRFHGENNLLRKIPVIPIPSVNAASELLPYPQAQLTPSKSTAAVKYGFPSLSHIRSRESHVTCYDARNRTPAWVIEQLNAGTLSGTSDRKLCDFKEDDSVHVYHRATNSDYRGSGFDRGHLAAAANHKWSQKAMDDTFYLSNVAPQNPHLNQNAWNNLEKYCRSLTKHYENVYVCSGPLYLPRQELDGKMYVKYQVIGKNHVAVPTHFFKVVILEKKHGEVELRPYVMPNAPVDEKIPLERFLVPIESIERASGLLFVPNILKRTNNLQAISAKA; encoded by the exons ATGCAGCGCTTGTTTTGTTCCAGGTGGATCATCTCAGGTGTGTCCTTGGCGGTCGGTACCGGAATCGGTGTTGCTCTGAGCGGCGCTTCCGACCGCTTTCACGGTGAAAACAACCTGCTCCGAAAAATCCCCGTCATCCCGATACCGAGCGTGAACGCCGCGTCGGAACTTCTCCCGTATCCGCAGGCTCAGCTCACCCCGAGCAAATCCACCGCCGCGGTGAAATACGGCTTCCCGTCTCTGTCACATATCCGATCACGGGAGTCCCATGTCACGTGTTACGACGCGCGGAACAGGACCCCGGCGTGGGTGATCGAGCAGCTCAATGCGGGCACTCTGAGCGGGACATCCGACCGGAAGCTGTGCGACTTTAAGGAGGATGACTCGGTGCATGTTTACCACCGAGCGACAAACAGCGACTACAGGGGGAGCGGATTCGACAGGGGTCACCTGGCCGCCGCAGCCAATCATAAATGGAGCCAGAAAGCCATGGATGACACCTTCTACCTCAGCAACGTAGCACCACAG AATCCACACCTAAACCAGAACGCATGGAACAATTTGGAGAAGTACTGCCGCTCTCTCACGAAGCACTACGAGAACGTGTATGTGTGTTCGGGGCCGCTTTATTTGCCCAG GCAGGAGCTTGATGGAAAGATGTATGTGAAGTATCAGGTGATCGGGAAGAACCATGTGGCAGTCCCCACACACTTCTTTAAGGTTGTGATTCTGGAGAAGAAGCATGGCGAGGTGGAGCTGCGACCGTACGTGATGCCTAACGCACCTGTCGATGAGAAGATCCCGCTCGAACGATTCCTGGTGCCCATCGAGAGCATAGAGAGAGCCTCGGGTCTTCTGTTTGTTCCTAACATCCTTAAGAGGACCAACAACCTGCAGGCCATTAGTGCCAAGGCGTGa